GCAGTTTCTTCACCCGGATATTTACGAAATGGCGGCGGCTTATGCTTATCATATTTGCAAGAACCATCCATTCGTAGATGGTAATAAACGTTCAGCTCTTGTTTGTGCACTGGTGTTTTTGGAACTGAACGGGGTGAGTTTAGAGGATCCTGAAGGAGTGCTCTACGCTACAATGATGGATGTCGCTTCGGGTAAGTTGGACAAGCAGGGGTTGGCTAAAGTTTTACGCCGGCTTGCGGGGATCAACGGAAACGGGGGTTGACATATTGAGCTCAACCCCCGTTTGTTTTTACTCCTACCTCACCGGCTTCAGGTTGACGTCGTCGAAATGGTGGTTTCCGCTGCCGCCGGAGGTCATGAGGTAAATCCTTATCTTAATGACATCGTTGGGAACCGAAATCGTGTACTCTACCTGCTCCCAGTCGTTGCCCGCCGGCTCGTAGGTGAAGGCTTTCGCGCCGGATTTCCCGCTTTCATTGTAGAAAAGCACCAGTATTTTGGCCGGTTTCGTAGCGTCTCCCTTGCGGATTTTGGCGGAGAGTATATATTCGGTACCCGGTTCCACGTTTACCCACTGGGAGAAACCGAAGTTGTACGAATTGGCCAGGTATTTGTTTCCGCCTGCCTCCTGCTCAATGGTACCGTAAGAACCGACCCAACCGGTACGGTCATGGCTGAAGTCCCCGTTCACAATCAGGTTGGGCTCCACTACCTTAATTGTCCCGTCGGCTTTACCCTGGTTACCGGCTGGGTCTTGAGCCGCAATCGCGTAGGTGTAGCTGCCGGGAATAATGGTGCCGTTCACCTTCCCATCCCAGGCTATTTGGTACTCGCCTGCTTCCTGGAAAGCTTCCAGGAGGTGGGCTACAGCCTGTCCACCCTCGTCATACACCGTTACGTTTACCTTCGCCGCTTCCGAAAGCCGGTAGCGGATGTTAATTTCATTTCCGGCTACCAGTTCCTGAGTTACAGGGTTCAACAATTCAACCGTTGGCGCGGTAGTATCTACTTTAACCGTTACCGGTGATGAAATTTCCACGTTTCCGGCCTGGTCCAGGGCGACTGCTCTTAAGTAAAGCTCGCCCTCGGGCAGTTCCGCCGCCTGCCAGGCTAACTCCCAGGAGCCATCCTGGTCCGTACCTTCAACCAGGTTGCCGTCACCCAGGGTGACCCAGGGCCGGTTAAGGTCGGTGGTATAGGCGAAGTACACCCGTTCCAGACCTTGATTGTCCCTGGCCGATGCCCGGAGCCCGACGGTACCGCCAACGTATGACCCTTCCTCCGGCAACACCAGGTCGACCCAGGGTGCCAGCACATCAGGCTCGGGCTGTTGCGGCTGCCCGGCATCCTGACCGGGTTCCTGATGGGCGGTCTCGCTACCCGGCAGCACTTCCTGCAGGGAAACGTTATCGAAGTGGAAGGTCCCGTTGCCTCCCATTAAATATACCCGTACAAAATGCACATTACCCGGCAGGGATAGGACGTTTTTCACCGTTTCCCAGTCTTTTCCCTGGGGCTGGTAGGTGAAAGAAGAGTAGTTATCCAGCTTGTTTCCGGCGGCATCGTAATAAATGACCAGGATTTGAGCCTTGTCCGAAGCCGTCCCGCGGCGGATGTCGAGTTGCAGGCGGTAGTCCGTACCGGGTTTCACCTGCACCTTTTGCGAAAATCCGAAATTCCTGTCATTTACTGCATACCGGTTGCCGTCTGGATCTGTTTCCACACTCCCGTAGCTACCCAGCCAACCGCTTCGTCCTGCATCAAAAGTTCCGTTCACAATTAATTCCTGGCCTGAAGAACCATCAGGTTTTGTTGCTGCCGGTGGCTGCGGTTCCGGTTGAGGCTGGGGCTGAGGTTGGGGGACGACTGCTTGTCCGAACGTTCCTACGCGTATAGCCTGGGCCCGGGCCAGCAGGGCTACGCCCTCGAGTTCCGCGGCGTTAACATAGCGGCGGTTTAACAGCCTCTGGGCGGAAGCGTCAAAAATGGCGGGCGCCCACGGGTCGTACCACAGGAAGAGGCTGATGTAGCTTTCCGGAGAGTAATTGCCGGACCCGTCTACCCGCCGGGCGATCGTGCCGTCGGGGCGGATGAGTTTCTTGGCCACGGTATTGGCAAAACGCTGCATATCGGTTTCGTTAAATTCAATTCCCGCCAGGTAAGCATGGTAGACAAAGCTCAGGTCCGGGATGGCATGTCCAAGGTCTTCCCACACGGAATATTTCATGGAATACTTCCACAGGTAAGAATTGGTAGAAGAGTCCAGTTGCAGGTAACCCCTGAAGTAACGGGCGACTTTGGCTGCTTTATCCCGGTAGGCGGTTTCCCCAGTAGCCCGGTATATGTTAACCATCACATCTCCCTGGGCCAGGGTCATGTTAAAGGGCTTATGGTACCCGCCGGACCCCTTCAGGTAGGCGATCTTATCATCTTCATACCAGTTGGCGTCAAAAACGGCCAGGGCGTCTTTGGCGGCCTGTACGAATTCGGCAGCTTCATCCCGGTAAGAAGCCAGTTCCGGGCGGTGGTTGACTATGGCGCCGAACTTGGCCAGAGGCTGGGCGATCATCCCGGTATGAATGGGGTAGATTACCCGGGAACCGTCGTCGGTATAATGGGAGCTGCTCCAGGCAGGCAGGCTCAGGCCGCGGTGGTCAGTTACTCCCCGGACGCTGTCCCTTTGGGCCAAAACTCCCTTGGCATGGTCTACAAACTTGTCCAGGTAGTATGTATCCCCGGTGGCCTCAAACATGGCCAGGTAAGCCTGCATTACAAAGCTTTCTCCGTAAGCAAGGTCATTATGTTCGTTGTTATAGTTTTTGTACCAGTCCCCGTTGTTCTTCGTATCCACACTGTCAAAATACTGGCGTAAATCCTGGACGCTAACGGCGGCCTGAACGGAAGGCCCCGGCACCAGTCCCACCACCATAACCAATACCAATATTAAGCCGATCCACTTCTTCTTAAACATCATTGCCGACCTCCTCGTTGGAAAAAAACTTTATTTTTACTCTATCTGCATTTACGTTCGAGATGTTTCGACAATTTTCGACATGTCCCTTGTGGTAAATGTTAGCAAAGGGAAGACCAACTTTTGGTGACAATAAAAGCCGAAGCGGGAAAATTCCCGCCCCGGCTTTAAGGAACTTCCGTCGCGATGCGACGCGTTACCCGGAAGATGTATGTTCTTTGGTGCATACTAGATTTTTCAAATTCGGTTCAAGTTTCAAGTTCGGGACGGTTCTTGACTTGAATGGGCCGGAGCCTACATCCCCGGACAACGAGTTTCCTTAGGCTGATTGCCGGGCTAGCGCAGACTTTCGGAACGAGGGCGAACACTAGAGCCCATTAATTTCTCGTACAAGCGAAACAGTTTTGCCTCTTCTACCTCCCAGTTATACTTTAAACGGCAGGCCTGCATGCCTTTTTCGCCCATGGTTCTGCGCAGTTCCGGGTTCCGGCAGAGATACGCGATTTTTTCCGCCAGGTCGTGTGGATCACGAGGGTCAACCGTGAGGCCGCACCCGTGTTCCCGGACGAAATTTTCCCAGGCCGGAAAATGAGAGACGACCATCGGAAGGCCTGCAGACATGTACTCGTAGAACTTGTTCCCGGCCATTTCCCGGTAGTTACCCCAGGGATGCAGGGGGGCTAGGGCAACGTCTGCTTTCGCATAGTAGCGGTAAACTTCCTCTTGGGAAACCCGTCCGGTCAGGATAACCCGTCCCTGCAGGCCGCAATCTTTTATCAATTGTTCAATTTCCTGCCGGAAACCCGCAGGCCGTACCGGTCCTACCAGGTAGAGACGGCAGCCCAGGTTTTGCCGCTGCAGGATCGCTACTGCTTTTACCATCTCCACGGCGCCTCTTACGCGGTGAATCACACCGGCATAAATAAGCCTGCATTCCCCGTCCTCAGCTACTTCCCTGGCCTCAGGCCGTGGCGCTACCGGTTGTTCAAGCCGGGGGTAATTTAAAATTTCCTCCTGGTGAACAGGCAGGAAGGAAAAGCGGGTCCTGATAAACGGGGCTGCAAAGACCAGAGCGTCACTAAAGCCGGCCAGTTGCCTCTCGGTAAAGTCAGCAAGGGAAGCGGCCGGCGGCCGCAATATCCGGGGTATCCAGTCCTTGTAGAGAGTAACCGAAGGGTAGTCCTCGTGAATATCATATACGATTTTTTTGCCGGTCACTATTTTTAAGATGACACCCGGCAGGAGCAGTTCAGGGTCGTGAAGATGATACGCCACGGCGTCAGACTGCAGGGCGCGGTAAAGCAGCCTTATCCAGTTCAACGGCCGCAGGTACCGCCGGGATAGGCGCGGTAGACCGTATATGTCCACACCACCAACCCTGCGCCTCCGGAAGTCGGCCGGCGCATGAAGCTCAACCCGGTACTTGCGGGCCAGCGATACCGCTTCCTTAAAAGTGATGCGTCCATCATTCCAGGGATGGACGGAAGTGAGAATGCAGACCTTGGGGCGAGAAGAAGAGCCGTTTGAGCCCGGAGAAGGACTAATTTTGAGGTATAAAAGCAATACTAAAGCCAAAACCAGGTACATGGCTATTATCACCAGCAGGGCCGCCAACACCAAAACCTGAAGCAGGAGACGAATTGCGGCGCGTAGACACTTCAAAGCAGTTCTCCTCCATATATCTGACGGAGACTTTTGCCCTATTTTATTCCCGTTAAAACAACAAGTTCATAGCCTGCAGGCAGGAAATTTTTCCCCGCAGAAGAATTCCCTTGATGAAGGGAGGAGAAGGTATGGCAAACAAATATGACCTTATTTCCTTGGATGAGGCTCTCAACCTCGATCGGAAGACGGTGCGGGCCTATTATAAGGATTATGTGAATCCAGGCCTAGCCACTCTGATGAGCCTCTTGGATTTCGACAAGAGTTTTGTTAAGGCCGAAGGAGTGCGCGTGTGGGACCGGGAGGGAAACGAGTACCTGGATTTTCTGGGAGGATACGGGGCGCTGAACCTGGGACATAACCACCCGGCGGTGGTAGAAGCCCTGGAAAAAGTCAAAGATCGCCCCAATCTGCTCCAGGCCTCTCTCGGGAATTTGACTGCCGCGCTGGCCCATAACCTGGCCCGTATAACTCCGGGCAAGCTTCAGCGTAGCTTTTTCGGCAACAGCGGGGCGGAAGCGGTAGAAGGGGCTTTGAAGCTGGCTCGGGCTGCCACAGGCAAGCAGAAAATCATCTATGCCGAAGGTTCCTTCCACGGCAAGACTTTTGGAGCTCTGTCGGTGACCGGCCGTACCAAATACCAAAAAGATTTTCGCCCCCTACTGCCCGGCTGCTCAGCAGTACCTTTTGGGGATCTGGAGGCCTTGGAAAGGGCCCTTTCGCCGGGCGATGTGGCCGCGGTCATCCTGGAGCCTATTCAGGGTGAAGGGGGAATAATCGTCCCGCCTCCGGGATACCTCTCTGCGGTTAGGGAACTTTGCAGCCGGTATGAGGCGCTGCTGGTCCTGGATGAAATTCAAACCGGTTTTGGTCGTACCGGTTACCTTTTTGCTGCCGAAGAGGAAGGCGTGGTCCCCGACATCATGTGCGTAGCCAAGTCCCTGGGAGGAGGGGTTATGCCAATAGGCGCCTACATTACCACGGAAGAGATTTGGGACCGGGCCTACGGGGGGATGGAAAAGAGCACACTTCATACCTCTACCTTCGGCGGCAACACCCGGGCCTGCGCGGCGGCTATTGCGGCCATAAACGCCCTGCTGGAGGAAAACCTGACGCAGAATGCTCGGGAACAGGGGCGCTACCTGCTCGACCGCCTTGTGGACCTGAAGGAAAAGCACCCGGTTATCAAAGATGTGCGGGGCCGGGGGTTGCTGGTAGGGTTGGAGTTCGAGGAGCTCAACCAGGGATTGCTGAACCGCATGACGGGCGGGGCCTTGGGCCGCCTGTCCCAGGAATACATGGGAGCCCTGGTGGCGGTAGA
This genomic interval from Calderihabitans maritimus contains the following:
- a CDS encoding type II toxin-antitoxin system death-on-curing family toxin; this translates as MAAIRFLTLAEVIEIHWDQIRRYGGQFGIRNIKLLQSAIAMPEATFDGQFLHPDIYEMAAAYAYHICKNHPFVDGNKRSALVCALVFLELNGVSLEDPEGVLYATMMDVASGKLDKQGLAKVLRRLAGINGNGG
- a CDS encoding carbohydrate binding domain-containing protein, producing the protein MFKKKWIGLILVLVMVVGLVPGPSVQAAVSVQDLRQYFDSVDTKNNGDWYKNYNNEHNDLAYGESFVMQAYLAMFEATGDTYYLDKFVDHAKGVLAQRDSVRGVTDHRGLSLPAWSSSHYTDDGSRVIYPIHTGMIAQPLAKFGAIVNHRPELASYRDEAAEFVQAAKDALAVFDANWYEDDKIAYLKGSGGYHKPFNMTLAQGDVMVNIYRATGETAYRDKAAKVARYFRGYLQLDSSTNSYLWKYSMKYSVWEDLGHAIPDLSFVYHAYLAGIEFNETDMQRFANTVAKKLIRPDGTIARRVDGSGNYSPESYISLFLWYDPWAPAIFDASAQRLLNRRYVNAAELEGVALLARAQAIRVGTFGQAVVPQPQPQPQPEPQPPAATKPDGSSGQELIVNGTFDAGRSGWLGSYGSVETDPDGNRYAVNDRNFGFSQKVQVKPGTDYRLQLDIRRGTASDKAQILVIYYDAAGNKLDNYSSFTYQPQGKDWETVKNVLSLPGNVHFVRVYLMGGNGTFHFDNVSLQEVLPGSETAHQEPGQDAGQPQQPEPDVLAPWVDLVLPEEGSYVGGTVGLRASARDNQGLERVYFAYTTDLNRPWVTLGDGNLVEGTDQDGSWELAWQAAELPEGELYLRAVALDQAGNVEISSPVTVKVDTTAPTVELLNPVTQELVAGNEINIRYRLSEAAKVNVTVYDEGGQAVAHLLEAFQEAGEYQIAWDGKVNGTIIPGSYTYAIAAQDPAGNQGKADGTIKVVEPNLIVNGDFSHDRTGWVGSYGTIEQEAGGNKYLANSYNFGFSQWVNVEPGTEYILSAKIRKGDATKPAKILVLFYNESGKSGAKAFTYEPAGNDWEQVEYTISVPNDVIKIRIYLMTSGGSGNHHFDDVNLKPVR
- a CDS encoding glycosyltransferase family 4 protein; its protein translation is MIHRVRGAVEMVKAVAILQRQNLGCRLYLVGPVRPAGFRQEIEQLIKDCGLQGRVILTGRVSQEEVYRYYAKADVALAPLHPWGNYREMAGNKFYEYMSAGLPMVVSHFPAWENFVREHGCGLTVDPRDPHDLAEKIAYLCRNPELRRTMGEKGMQACRLKYNWEVEEAKLFRLYEKLMGSSVRPRSESLR
- a CDS encoding aspartate aminotransferase family protein, with the translated sequence MANKYDLISLDEALNLDRKTVRAYYKDYVNPGLATLMSLLDFDKSFVKAEGVRVWDREGNEYLDFLGGYGALNLGHNHPAVVEALEKVKDRPNLLQASLGNLTAALAHNLARITPGKLQRSFFGNSGAEAVEGALKLARAATGKQKIIYAEGSFHGKTFGALSVTGRTKYQKDFRPLLPGCSAVPFGDLEALERALSPGDVAAVILEPIQGEGGIIVPPPGYLSAVRELCSRYEALLVLDEIQTGFGRTGYLFAAEEEGVVPDIMCVAKSLGGGVMPIGAYITTEEIWDRAYGGMEKSTLHTSTFGGNTRACAAAIAAINALLEENLTQNAREQGRYLLDRLVDLKEKHPVIKDVRGRGLLVGLEFEELNQGLLNRMTGGALGRLSQEYMGALVAVELMNRHRIITAYTLNNPNVIRLEPPLTVTREEIDRVVEALDEILSRNRNFWGMALSGTKTVIRTIFKR